The Neobacillus sp. PS3-34 genome has a window encoding:
- a CDS encoding cysteine hydrolase family protein, whose translation MPDNTALIIVDVQQFFNNPRWGNRNNPQAEENIGLLLEKWRETDKPVFHIQHVEGEFTPDREFKEFIKPLPGEPIIRKSVNSSFIGTNLESQLRNREIDTVVIVALTTNHCVETTTRMAGNLGFNTFLVSDATATFDRVGPDGILYSAESIHNMTMVNLNEEFATIAFTEEILQLC comes from the coding sequence CTGCCAGATAATACTGCTCTTATCATTGTTGATGTTCAACAGTTTTTTAATAACCCACGATGGGGAAACAGGAATAACCCGCAGGCGGAGGAGAATATCGGATTGCTATTAGAAAAGTGGAGAGAGACTGACAAGCCGGTATTTCATATTCAGCATGTCGAAGGGGAATTTACACCCGACCGTGAGTTTAAGGAATTTATAAAACCGCTCCCTGGTGAACCCATTATTCGCAAGAGCGTCAACAGCTCCTTCATTGGTACGAATCTTGAATCTCAACTTAGAAACAGGGAGATTGATACAGTCGTCATCGTGGCGCTTACCACGAACCATTGTGTAGAAACAACGACCAGAATGGCGGGAAATCTTGGCTTTAATACATTTTTGGTATCAGACGCCACGGCGACCTTTGATCGAGTGGGACCTGACGGCATCCTTTACAGTGCTGAAAGTATTCATAATATGACGATGGTAAACCTGAATGAAGAATTTGCGACGATTGCGTTTACGGAGGAAATTTTACAGCTTTGTTAA
- a CDS encoding DUF3995 domain-containing protein, translating to MIKILIAITSLIFIIIGMLHVFWAFGGSWGVNTALPTKDDIKLPVLRPRMLGTLFIGLLCFFASVLLIIQIDFFEVIKSSPLSKGLCIAGGIVFSLRAIGEGKYVGFLKKIKHTRFAKQDTAFYTPLCLWISFIFLLAAFI from the coding sequence TTGATAAAAATTTTAATAGCAATAACGTCTCTAATATTTATTATTATTGGTATGTTACATGTTTTTTGGGCATTTGGTGGAAGTTGGGGAGTAAATACGGCTCTTCCAACTAAAGATGACATTAAATTACCAGTTTTACGACCAAGAATGTTAGGTACACTTTTTATCGGATTACTGTGCTTTTTTGCATCTGTACTTCTAATAATTCAAATAGATTTTTTCGAAGTCATCAAATCCTCCCCTCTTTCAAAAGGGCTTTGTATAGCAGGAGGAATTGTTTTCTCTTTGCGTGCTATTGGTGAAGGAAAATATGTAGGTTTTTTAAAGAAAATTAAACATACTAGATTTGCAAAACAAGATACCGCCTTCTATACACCTCTTTGTTTATGGATTAGTTTCATTTTTTTGCTTGCTGCATTTATATGA